A DNA window from bacterium contains the following coding sequences:
- a CDS encoding aspartate kinase, with product MKILKFGGSSLADGPRIAAATAIIADAAAADSIAVVFSAMQGVTDRLIAAARQAVKGAEGGRSALEEIRARHLAAVRHLFAAPGQSAVIAPLSFLLNELEEILHGIELIRECSPRTLDLVMSFGERLSCTLAAAHLRSRGLDPLLLDARELIRTDAAFGAAGVDFPETYTRIRSRLQGLRGVAVLPGFIAATADGVTTTLGRNGSDYTASLVAAGAGAAVIEIWTDVDGVLSADPRLVPDAYVIPEISYEEAMELSYFGARVLHPYTMLPAVEKGIPIRIRNSLNPAAPGTLIGAPHHLEGRSNGRDGENGHPITGIASIEDISLVNIEGGGMIGIPGIAARVFSALARERINIIMISQASSEHTITLVLRSGEAARALAALETELAMELSSRRIQALERIDELLIISVIGEKMRGKPGLAGRLFTALGEAGVNILAIAQGSAERNISIVIEEKNHALALRAIHAAFLAAPVTAAGRPAAEPPAGRREA from the coding sequence ATGAAAATTCTGAAATTCGGCGGCAGCTCGCTGGCCGACGGTCCGCGCATCGCGGCGGCTACCGCCATTATCGCGGACGCCGCCGCGGCAGACTCCATCGCCGTCGTCTTCTCGGCCATGCAGGGGGTGACCGACCGGCTCATCGCCGCTGCGCGCCAGGCGGTCAAGGGCGCCGAAGGGGGGCGCAGCGCCCTCGAGGAGATCCGCGCCCGCCACCTCGCCGCCGTGCGCCACCTCTTCGCCGCCCCCGGCCAGTCGGCGGTGATCGCCCCCCTGAGCTTCCTGCTCAATGAACTCGAGGAGATACTCCACGGCATCGAGCTGATCCGCGAATGCTCGCCGCGCACCCTCGATCTGGTGATGAGCTTCGGCGAGCGCCTCTCCTGCACCCTCGCCGCAGCCCATCTGCGAAGCCGCGGGCTCGACCCCCTGCTCCTCGACGCCCGCGAGCTGATCCGCACCGATGCCGCTTTCGGCGCGGCGGGCGTCGATTTCCCGGAGACCTACACCCGCATCCGAAGCCGCCTGCAGGGCCTCCGGGGCGTCGCCGTCCTTCCCGGCTTTATCGCCGCCACCGCCGACGGTGTCACCACCACCCTCGGCCGCAACGGCTCGGACTATACCGCCTCGCTCGTCGCCGCCGGGGCCGGCGCGGCGGTGATCGAGATCTGGACCGACGTCGACGGCGTCCTCTCCGCCGATCCGCGTCTTGTCCCCGACGCCTACGTCATCCCCGAAATCAGCTACGAGGAGGCGATGGAACTCTCCTATTTCGGCGCCAGAGTGCTGCATCCCTACACCATGCTGCCGGCCGTGGAGAAGGGCATTCCCATCCGCATCCGGAACAGCCTCAATCCGGCGGCGCCGGGCACCTTGATCGGAGCGCCGCACCACCTCGAGGGCCGCAGCAACGGCCGGGATGGGGAGAACGGCCACCCCATCACCGGCATCGCCTCCATCGAGGACATCTCGCTGGTCAACATCGAGGGCGGCGGCATGATCGGCATCCCCGGCATCGCTGCCCGGGTCTTTTCGGCTCTCGCCCGCGAGCGCATCAACATCATCATGATCTCCCAGGCCTCCTCCGAGCATACCATCACGCTGGTACTGCGCAGCGGTGAGGCCGCCCGCGCCCTCGCCGCCCTCGAGACCGAACTGGCGATGGAACTCTCCAGCCGCCGCATCCAGGCCCTCGAGCGCATCGACGAACTCCTCATCATCTCGGTGATCGGCGAAAAGATGCGCGGCAAGCCCGGGCTTGCCGGCCGTCTCTTCACCGCACTCGGCGAAGCGGGCGTCAACATCCTCGCTATCGCCCAGGGCTCGGCCGAGCGCAACATCTCCATCGTCATCGAGGAAAAGAACCACGCCCTGGCCCTGCGCGCCATCCATGCCGCTTTCCTCGCCGCGCCGGTAACAGCGGCCGGCCGCCCGGCGGCGGAGCCACCCGCCGGCAGGAGAGAGGCCTGA
- a CDS encoding homoserine kinase yields MEQIRVFAPATVANVASGFDVLGFALEQPGDVVTLTRTRLPGVRVTAIHGDQGRLPFDSGKNTAAVAAGALLAAIGDPFGLELVVEKRMPLASGLGSSAASAVAAVTGANLLAGSPLGKEQLLPFTLLSEKAACGSAHADNVAPALLGGFVLVRSTEPLDIIQLPVPPGLACAVVHPHTEVRTEDARRILRKEIQLAVAIRQWGNLAALVAALYRGDLELLGRSLQDVVAEPVRSVLIPGFDAVKAAALAAGALGCSISGSGPSVFALCADLAACASAGAAMTAAFRQAGLASDLYISKVNTAGPKLLEIPGNGGAA; encoded by the coding sequence ATGGAACAGATCCGCGTCTTCGCGCCGGCCACCGTGGCCAACGTCGCCTCCGGATTTGACGTCCTTGGTTTCGCCCTCGAACAGCCCGGCGACGTGGTCACCTTGACCCGCACACGCCTGCCCGGCGTGCGCGTCACCGCCATTCACGGCGACCAGGGACGTCTCCCCTTCGATTCCGGCAAGAACACGGCGGCGGTCGCGGCCGGAGCCCTGCTCGCGGCGATCGGCGATCCCTTCGGCCTCGAACTGGTTGTGGAGAAGCGCATGCCGCTGGCCTCGGGACTCGGCAGCTCGGCCGCCAGCGCCGTCGCCGCGGTGACCGGCGCCAACCTCCTCGCCGGCAGCCCCCTCGGCAAAGAGCAGCTGTTACCCTTCACCCTGCTCTCCGAAAAGGCCGCCTGCGGATCGGCCCATGCCGACAATGTCGCGCCGGCGCTGCTGGGCGGATTCGTCCTAGTGCGCAGCACCGAACCCCTTGATATCATCCAGCTGCCGGTGCCGCCGGGGCTGGCCTGCGCCGTCGTCCATCCCCACACCGAGGTGCGCACCGAGGATGCCCGCCGCATCCTGCGCAAGGAGATCCAGCTCGCTGTGGCCATCCGCCAGTGGGGCAATCTCGCCGCCCTGGTTGCCGCGCTCTACCGCGGCGATCTCGAACTGCTCGGCCGTTCCCTTCAGGATGTAGTCGCCGAGCCGGTGCGCTCGGTGCTCATCCCCGGCTTCGACGCGGTCAAGGCGGCCGCGCTCGCCGCCGGCGCCCTGGGCTGTTCGATCTCGGGGTCGGGCCCCTCGGTCTTTGCGCTCTGCGCCGATCTGGCGGCTTGTGCTTCGGCCGGCGCCGCCATGACCGCCGCTTTCCGGCAGGCCGGCCTGGCCTCCGATCTCTATATCTCGAAGGTTAACACCGCGGGGCCGAAGCTCCTGGAGATCCCGGGAAACGGGGGCGCGGCATGA
- a CDS encoding galactokinase family protein, with amino-acid sequence MSNSHSQSERIMLKHFHSLFPGTRKSEIRHVYSPYRVCPVGAHIDHQHGHVTGFALDHGVDLLYVPTETAVINLFSRNFEEQVLFPLENVPHKYSHWGRYVQAAIYALSKQHKLKVGIQGLISGSLPVGGLSSSAAVLLCYIMALADVNGIDVGELELIQLAFEAEREYIGLNLGKLDQSCEVLCRKDHLLYLDTKDESYRLIPPGPQMPPFDILIFFSGLTRTLMQTGYNTRTDECKVAAFDLLAYEGLPYGLLAETRLRDVDQAIFEKWKDKLPAPLARRASHYMSEFARVDEAVAAYQAGDIVHFGQVMFASGLSSIQQWESGCPEMIALYEIMRDTPGIYGGRFSGAGFKGCCVAIADPARREEIMRSVGARYLDKFPRLEGEYSAHVCKTADGAGHVGAPA; translated from the coding sequence ATGTCCAACTCTCATAGCCAAAGCGAACGGATCATGCTCAAACACTTCCACTCTCTCTTTCCGGGGACACGCAAATCGGAGATCCGGCACGTCTACAGCCCCTATCGGGTCTGCCCGGTTGGGGCCCATATCGACCATCAGCATGGTCATGTCACCGGTTTTGCGCTCGACCACGGCGTCGATCTCCTCTATGTGCCGACCGAAACGGCTGTCATCAACCTTTTCAGCCGCAATTTTGAGGAGCAGGTGCTCTTTCCCCTCGAGAATGTTCCCCACAAATACAGCCATTGGGGCCGCTACGTCCAGGCGGCCATCTACGCCCTTTCCAAACAGCACAAGTTGAAGGTGGGCATTCAGGGGCTCATCTCAGGTTCTCTGCCGGTGGGCGGCCTCTCTTCCTCAGCCGCGGTGCTGCTCTGCTATATCATGGCCCTCGCCGACGTCAACGGAATCGATGTCGGTGAACTCGAGCTCATCCAGCTGGCTTTCGAGGCGGAGCGCGAGTACATCGGCCTCAACCTCGGCAAACTCGATCAAAGCTGCGAGGTGCTTTGCCGCAAGGATCACCTGCTCTACCTCGACACCAAGGATGAATCCTACCGTCTGATCCCGCCCGGTCCGCAAATGCCGCCATTCGATATTCTTATTTTTTTCAGTGGCTTAACCAGAACCCTCATGCAGACCGGCTACAACACCCGCACGGACGAGTGCAAGGTGGCGGCCTTTGATCTCCTCGCGTACGAGGGGCTGCCCTATGGCCTGCTTGCGGAAACGCGCCTGCGGGATGTCGATCAGGCCATCTTTGAGAAGTGGAAGGACAAGCTGCCGGCGCCGCTGGCCCGGCGCGCTTCGCATTACATGTCCGAGTTCGCCCGCGTCGACGAGGCCGTGGCGGCCTATCAGGCCGGCGATATCGTCCACTTCGGCCAGGTGATGTTCGCCTCGGGGCTGAGTTCGATCCAGCAGTGGGAATCGGGCTGCCCGGAGATGATCGCCCTCTACGAGATCATGCGCGATACGCCGGGCATCTACGGCGGCCGCTTCAGCGGCGCCGGCTTCAAGGGGTGCTGCGTGGCGATCGCGGATCCGGCCCGGCGCGAAGAGATCATGCGCTCGGTCGGCGCTCGCTACCTGGACAAGTTCCCGCGGCTGGAGGGAGAGTACTCAGCCCATGTCTGCAAGACCGCCGACGGGGCCGGCCACGTCGGGGCGCCGGCATGA